The genomic interval CCGTGGCCGTGACCCACTCGGCCGTCCACTGCCAGTGCCATCCGGGGGAAGGATGAACTGGTAGCTGGTACCCCTCGCCACTACTTTGTCCCCTACTGTTTTCCGGCGCAACATGTATTTAAAGTCCTGCGGGGACGCCCTCTCGTCCTCGCTGCTTCCCCATTCCCCTCACAGCTTCCCACCTTGACACCTGAGACAGCGAGCTGGTTTCGTTCTTCCTGTCCCAATCTGTCCATATCCCAAGCTGTCACACAAAGCTGCCAACATCATGACCAACGTCTTCACCGAGCTCAAGACCCCTACCACGGGCACCTACAAGCAGCCCACCGGACTGTATGTggcttctctttcttcccccATAGTGAACCACTCACCCTAACCCTGACTTGTacagcttcatcaacaacgagTTCGTCGAGGGTGTCGAGAAGAAGACCTTTGAGgtcatcaaccccgccaccgaGGAGGTCATCTGCTCCGTTCACGAAGCCACCGAGGCCGACGTCGACATTGCCGTCAAGGCTGCTCGCGATGCCTTCGAGGGCCCGTGGCGCCAGGTTACCCCTCAGCAGCGTGGAAACTTGCTGCTTAAGCTTGCCGACCTGATCGAGAAAaaccttgagctccttgctTCCGTCGAGTCTCTTGACAATGGCAAGtccatcaccatggctcGTGGAGATGTTGGCGCCGTTGTTGGTTGCATTCGGTACTATGGCGGCTGGGCCGACAAGATTGAGGGCAAGACGATTGATATTGCGCCAGACATGTTCCACTACACCAGACTCGAGCCGGTGCGTTGTCCTTGGGTACGAAGCCACCATAAACTGCTGATGCTAACTGTTGTGTCATTTAGATTGGCGTCTGCGGCCAGATCATCCCATGGAACTTCCCACTTCTGATGCTCGGCTGGAAGATTGGACCTGCTCTGGCTACCGGTAACACTGTTGTTCTCAAGACCGCTGAGCAAACGCCTTTGTCCGGTCTCGTCTTTGCTCAGTTCGTCAAGGAGGCTGGTTTCCCTCCCGGtgttctcaacatcatctctgGCTTCGGCAAGACTGCCGGCGCTGCCATCTCTTCCCACATGGACATCGACAAGGTCGCCTTTACTGGCTCCACTGTTGTTGGCCGCACCATCATGAAGGCCGCTGCCTCTTCTAACCTCAAGAAGGTCACCCTCGAGTTGGGCGGCAAGTCCCCCAATATCGTCTTCAACGATGCCGATATCGAGCAGACCATCAGCTGGGTCAACTTTGGTATCTACTTCAACCACGGCCAGTGCTGCTGCGCTGGATCTCGTATCTACGTGCAGTCCGGCATCTACGACAAGTTCGTCGCCGCTTTCAAGAAACGCGCTGAGGCGAACAAGGTCGGCGACCCATTCCACCCCGAGACCTTCCAAGGCCCCCAGGTGTCTCAGCTCCAATACGATCGTATCATGGAGTACATTGAGTCCGGCAAGAGCGAGGGCGCTACAGTCGAGACCGGTGGTGCCCGTCACGGTGACAAGGGCTACTTCATCCagcccaccatcttcaccaacgtCAGCCCCAAGATGAAGATCATGCAGGAAGAGATCTTCGGCCCCGTCTGCGCTATCGCCAAGTTCgacaccgaggaggaggtcctcCAGATGGCCCACGACACCATTTATGGTCTTGCCTCTGCTGTCCACACCAAGGATCTCAACACCGCGATCCGGGTCGCCAACTCCCTCCGTGCCGGTACCGTCTGGGTCAACTGCTACAACCTGCTTTCGCACCAGCTGCCATTCGGTGGTTATGCTCAGAGTGGTATCGGGCGCGagttgggtgaggaggcTTTGGCCAACTACACGCAACACAAGTCTGTCGCCATCAGATTGGGCGGTGCGTTGTTTGGTTAAGCATCTTGCTGTCGGGATAGGGGTAAAAGTGGGTCTGGTTCAGGGGTAATGAATTGGGAGCTTGATGTATTCTCACAATGTAACGTACTCTGGGTTGCGGGTTGGACCTGATCTTTGGGTGTATCAGGGTTACGAAGTAATGACAAAACGCGATGATATTCGAACATTTTATGATACGTCTTCTTGAACCACGCGCTGTCATGTATGGCCAAATTATGGTCTTCCAAAGAAGTGATGATACATGTGCCTTTTGAAGGCCTTTGGCAATCCACGATATCTCTGCCATGTTTTTGACCGGTAGAGATCATAAACACAGCGTTGATCTCGGACTTGAAGGCGCATCCCTTTCTGCTTCCGGCCTTGTGGGCATACGGAGGGCAGTGCTCTCCGCCAGGGCACATCGGCTGGGCACATCGGCTCGGCCTCTCTCTGTGCAGGAGTCTGGGGGCGAGAATTCTCGGTTTCTTGGGGTTTGACCAGCTGCTGGAGGGCTCTTCCCAGGGCGAGAGTTGATGGCATTTTGCATGCTTGAGTTTGATGGATAGGTTGGTGCTGGGGTGTCTTGTTGCTACCAAtaggttgagaagaagattgaagGGATGAGGTTTGATGGACCGGTATTAGTGGTCTCTACCGCGTTATTTATGCATTTTGAGAGGAATCGGTGATGAGATTGAAACCTAAATTGACCTTGTTCCCAAGAATGTGAGACAGACATGTCTATCTGGACGGGCCTGGTGACGATTCTAAGTGCTGCAAGACTAATCCGGTATTAGGGTACATTACCTAAAACTCTTGAAAAATGAACTGTTTGTTGAAGAAATAGCGGGTGAGGCGTTGCGTTTGGGTGTTTGTGGCCCTGAATATGCCGTGGGATAATGAGAGAGGGCACGTGAGAGAATGAGTGGTCTTGCTAGCCTTGGTCAGGCTTGCAAGTAGGTCTTGCCATTTTAACGATGGGTGACTTGGTGGTTCTTTCCTCATGGGCATAGGCAAACTGAACACCTGCCTACACCTGAAACGGGACCCCACCACGTCACATTTCCACATGTTCAGGTTGGCTTATTGCAACTGAGCTGGACGCATATTTTCCGCTGGACTTCCAATATGTAGCATATGAAAAAGAAACAGTCCCATTCAAGCTAGCTATACCGACAGCAGCAAAACCTGTAAGAGATTGTCCAGGACCAACTAGACCTTTGCTAATTCCGTTTCCTCGtcaccttcttgatgacctttctcatcccatctccgaccttctcgccctcctccctcgccttctccagcccGCCTGGTTTCAGCCCACCAGGCAAgaaccaccacatcaacaaaatGAATATGAGAATCGCCAGACAGATCGGCTGCAACACTTCCACCCCCTTACTCTGAGCGATGGCCCCCACCGCAAACGGGAACAGTGCCGCGCCCCCTCCGCCGAATGCTGCAGCAAATCCAATCGCTGAAACATGATAATCGCTCGGCAGCAACTTTGTCGCCGCCACAATCGCCGCCGGAAATAACGGACCCAAGAAGAAACCCAAGAACGTCGCAAAGGTTGCCGATGCCGCGAAGTTGGGTACAGTCCAGTAGAGGACTTGCATCACAATCGAGAGCACCAGATAGATGGTGATGGCAAGCTTTTCTCCTATCCTCCCTGTGACAaaacccaacaccacccgtcCCACTGTCAATCCAAGCCAGAAGAAAGTAACAGTCAGACCAGCCAGAAAAGGTTCAGCATTGCGGACTCGCAACATAAACGTCGTGATCCACCCTCCCAGCGACACCTCGGCGCCTACATACCCAAGCAGGAACATGGCGAGGATCCAAGTAATGGGTTCTTTGAGCACTGTTCGAGTCGTGGTTCTCTTTCCACCAGTGGTATCTAAAAACTGAGCTCTGTATAGCTTGGCCGTCGCCCTCCAGAATGCCGCCGTTAGGAATACGAGACCGACACCATCCAGACCAATCATCACATAGTAAAACGTGTACCACTCCAATCCTCCCTTGGTCACCATCGCTGTCGCAATCAAGGGTCCGATGGTGGCGCCTAGACCGTAAGCGCCGTGAAGAAGACCGAGAAGCTCATTGGCGTTGTGCATATTGCCTATCCAGGCGTTCCAAGCACTGTCTTCGATACCATTACCGTAGCCGGTGAAAGCTAGGACGACTGGCAGAACGGGATAGGGCGGGTGGAAGACAAGCGGAATGATACCAATGAGACGACAAACGGGACCGAGGACGGCGATACCAACTTGCccgaagtggtggtggaccagtGAATTGCTGAGTGCTGCGAGGGTGTACCCTATGAAGGGAGACAGGAAGACAAGGGAGACGGCGGTGTAGGAGATGGAATAGTATGTTTCGATGTAGGGAAGAAGGGCACCGACAGCGCCGTCAGTCATACCCATGAGGATGAAGGCGTATATGGTGCCGAGAAAACGGAAGATGTTTGTGGCGGATTGGTTCCAtcgttgttggaggggaggagctgaggcTTCCTCATCTGTGGTCTCTTCCGACAAGTCGACCTTTTCAGGATCGCGTGCTGGGATGATGGACTCATCCATCTTCCTGGAACTATTGGGATTGTCGACACCGACGTGGTCTGGACTGGCGGTCGACATGGTGACGGGAGACTGGcgggtggatgatgaagtCGAGTCGGGACGCAATCTCGACCACGGCCATGGAAGACCTCTTATATACTCGATGGATCCGACCCCGGCCTCGTCAGATATCGCGACAGCAAGATCAACCACACCGCATTCTAGAGCCTTTCACGAGAGGAAAGAAGCCCCGAAGTAGAGGCGGCTTGAgtgtggggggaggggcaaaaCAAGGGCCTTGTGTGGTTTGTGGGCTGCATACTTTTTTTCTACGTTAGCCCCGGAGAAGAGCGCTTGCCTTGCATTGGCGGCATTCTTCATGTCCCCTCTTAAACCcgtgttttttttgggttctCTGACAGTAGCATTTCACGACTGACAAACCAGCATCCGATGACGTTCCATCAAGGCTTGAAAGAACGGGGGGGGGCTTGGCGAGAACACCAACACTGTGGACAAGTTCCCGAGGATCTGCCGCCGGCCCTTGCCAACCGGACCATCTGGACCTGACTCTCTTCGCTTGAGGGTCCTATGACCAGTTTGCAATATTTTGCGTATATATTGCTTATTGGGGGACTTTTGAGAGGTTGGGTGTCGGTGTGAATAATACAATCACTgcggggtgggttggggattcAGCCGATGTTTTGGCGGGGCGGGCCGAGTCTTATCATCATGGAacgagatggtggtgtcgagATGGATGAATGTCGGTTGAACATCGGGAAAGTTTGGGGCGGTCATGGCTATTCCTGGGGTCTAGGAGTCATTCAGGGTTTGACTTAGTATCATTGTCAGCCGGGACACGAGGATAAAGCTGTGGCTTCTGGGGGTCGACGATAGTGCCAGGATGGTAATGCGGAGCGGACAGGTGTGGGTCCTTCGGAGGAGGTCGAACGGTTTTGTCCCGAAATGGAAACTCCGCTCACGGTATCCCGACTGGCGACCGACTTtatatcatcaccaccgccctcgatGCGGGTTGTGTTGCCTCTCGAAATTGCGGGCCATATTCCTCCATGGGGATGAATCCTGAGGCTTATCAGGACCAACGACACTTTGCAAACGACGGACTTCCGACGTTTTGCCGTGCGAGCTGACCGAAGTCTAAAAGAGAAGCGGAACCAGATTCGTCAAACTCTTGACATATTCGTCGAGCTGAGGGTTTTTGGGAAAGCCAAAGGAGACCGGCTGGATAGGGAATGATAGCTGGGTCAGAGAGATGGTCACGGATAGGTGTCATGAGTCGGCGCCAAGACAAGGTTGCGGGAACCACGCCTGTGCCTCACTATCAACAACAGGTCATGAAAGAAGTTAAGATTTCTAGTACAGGTATGTCCACCCTGTTGCTCTTCACATTAGTCTCTGGCTAATACTCCCATAGTTTCGTTCCATCTTATAACATCCGACATGCCCATGTGCCTGGATTCGAGACcgaacccctcccccgccatcaacctcatctttCGAAAGGAACCAAGATATTCTGTATCCTCCGTGTCATATCTCTCTTGGCGTCTCTAGGCTGGCGGGGCTGGTATGTGGCTTGAACTAAGACGTTGCCATCTCGCGTTGGTTCTGAGCTGAAGAAGTCCAAACGATCCTGTCGGTGATCCCGGGCTCTGGCCCCCTCATGGTGGGAGCAACTGGAGCTGGTGTTGATCAGCATTTAGTACAGATCAGTCGGGGCGATGTATCAAGCACGAAGACCTACTGGCAACTCTCGGGCATTTTGGGGGAAAGACTGGATATTTGACAAGTTctccggtggtggtgaagtcAAGATGTCGGGACTGACTGATAGCAGGACTtaccagcatcaacaaaagCAACCGGCAGACTCAGGGGTATATATCTGCTCACCTCATCGTTACGACCACCATACGTCCTGCCCATTACCAAGCCCGACGCACCAAACACCATACTGATATTGGCATGGCAGCCCTCCTTTGTCGACTTGGGCTACCCCCCATCACATGTAACATCTGCAAGGCTCAACTGAAACCGACAAGCCACACACTACAAATTACAACACAGTCTACGTGTATGATTCAAAAGCGCATACTTTCACGCCTCTGGGACACTCCAGCATCTGCAGGGTTCGTAGTAAACACTGCCGGAAAAGGGTACCGTTGCCCTTGGGGTGTGGTAGGGTGATCCCCCACAAACGTTGTGCGTCGGTATGGAGGAGCACCATCTCGTTATCCCCCTGCAGAAAACAGCTGGCCAACAGCAATGGGGGAACATAGACCAGAGATCCTTCTTCAGAAGCTTTTCTCTCATTGGAAGCATAGTTGGTGCCGGAGGCAGCAAACACGGGACCGAGCCCCAACACACCGAAACAAAATccggtggttgtggtgtgtgCGAGGTTGTATGTGGCGGCTATCAACGAACCATGTCAATACCCCGTGGTCACACATGACGGTAGTTTTCTGCAGAAGCTCCGCGGGCTCCGAATTTTCCTTTTTGCCACATGGCCACCCTCACAATGTTCATCTCCTGGCGCCTGTCGCGGCTGAATGACCACACCCTTTCAAGCTCAGACGCCACGTCTGCACACGCCATCGAAGGACCTTTGGACCCCTGTCGCCTGGTCATGGCACACCACACAGGGACCTCACCGGTTTGTGTGGTTCCAAGTAAGCGCCATAAGCGCATAGTTACACAAAGTTAGCTCAATTTCTAAGGAGATAAGGCTGCGGGTGAGACGGGAGGGACGGGTAAGATGACGATGAGTAAACGTCTGGTTTGTTTCCGACTGACGCCAAATGGATTGTCTCTACCCTACAGGGCAGCTTTGATCAGATGAACTAAcgaaccctccctctcaagtCCGAAAACAGCACATGCCATGGTTGGGGACCTTCTACATTAGGATGTTGTTATCTACACGTTTTATGCATCAGCCTAGATGCAAGTCAGCGCGGCAGTCCATCTGCACGCGGAAGCGAGAGAAATAAGACTTGACACATGAAACAAGTTTGGAGCAGAGAAGACAGGAGTCTATAGCAAAATCACGATGGTGTTTCTTTTTACCAGATCGGATCAGACGTAATCCGAGTATTTGGGGTCCAAGAATTGTCTCGGCATGGTTTTCTGGGGGCCAAAAGCTGCCGTGCCACAGTCATTGTTAAGTGCAGGTCTTACAAAGAATCTGGCAGCCTGATATGCAAAGGCATATGCACATCAGCCCTATACATCGTCACCTCTCTACTTTCTAATCACTCTCTCTTGGTTGCCTGAGCAGGTGCATTTGCGGCGTGGTCTTGTGGGAAAAGTTATAAAGTCCGTCAGGAGATACGGTCCGGGTTTCCACCTTGGTCTCTGACGAGGCTgtagggagggagggaaggaggctGGAGGAGACAGGAGTAGGAAGGCAGCCACCATACCGAAGAGAGGTCAAAAGCTATGTACGTCCCCAGGTAGGGTTGTGTTGCATGATGAGGCAAGAATCTTTAGGGGTTGTTCTCTTTGAGGGTGCATAGTACTCTCGAGACCTTTTTCGAGACACGGGATGACGGCTTGGTACCGTTTCTCTGTTGATATCGCACACTACCTTGGGCTTCCGTCCCTCGGACCTCCTGCAACATCTACTCCTCGAATTATTGGAGGTTGTCATAAGGATGCAGCATATGCATCTTTCATGGTCGGTGCCGCCGTGCCTGGTTGCAGTTTCACAGGCATTATGAACGCACATCCTGTCCAGGGAAGCAAGCTACGATGGGTGTCCACACTCATAAAATCTTCCGTAGTATAGTGGTCAgtatgtgagcttgtcaatTCCTCGACTCCACCAGTCAGAATAACAACGCTCGAGACCCGGGTTCAATTCCCGGCGGGAGAGTACCAcgcattttcttttttttcatcTTTTACAAGCTGGATATGCTTGTTCTCTTTTGGTACCAAAAACAAGGGGGATGTAGACCCGTCTGGCTTCTTCTGTAGGGTGCCGCACCCCACCCAGACTGGCTTCTTGTTGCTTCTGTGACATGCTAGATGCCTCGATGAAGCCCTGCGTATTTCAAAGGTCATACTTAACAACCGTTATTGACAGGCTCTCTCTCCTACTCACAGAGATGGAAACGTACTTCCATTTGTAGCATGCCTATGGCTTATCTTTCTTCTGATTCAAGGCTCACTCGCGTGGCCCCAGCTGATCTTTGTCCTCGATCTCTTCCAGACCTCaactcctctcttcttccctttccgTTTCTGAAACAAACTATTCAATCTGCCACGACTCTCCTGCAAACAACAATCACCACGACGCTGCAAAGTGGGGGCAGCTCAATATCATTCACACAGTTGTCGTTGCCTGTCTTGTGGCGGGGGGTGTCGTGGTTCACGGCACAGGAGAACGATTGCGGTATATGGCCATGGAAACGAATCCGCGATGATAACCTCGGATTTCTAgccctcccatccacccgGGACCTCTCCATCGACACCCTACAGGACCTTTTGACCAACTGGACGACCACGTCAGAAAACCTCGTCAAGACTTACTTCGCCCGGATTGCTGAAATCAACCCGTCGACTCGCTCGTTCTTGGAAGTCAGTCCCTTCGCTCTAGAAGATGCACGCAAGCGGGACAACGAAAGGCGAGACGGGGGTGAGGTCAAAGATGCATGGGATTCCGATTTTGGCCAAGGGGTCGGTTAGTATTGATGGGTTGAACAGCTCTGCAGGGTCGTACTGCCTGCTTGGCCCTCGGATGTACCCGGCCTTGTTGGGTACCCGGTTGTTTGTGTGCCGCTGGGGTTTTTACCCGAGGGGAcagaggtggagaggaatACAAAGGGGGGATTTGGTGGAGCAAGCGCCTGGCATACCGTGAGTAATTCCTCCCCGTGTGATCCGCCACTGTACTGACCTccattttttttattttttttttaagttTTTGGTTGAGCTTCATTGGGAAGCCGTTCACCGAGGAGAAGTTGATTGAGCTGGCGTATGCTTTCGAGCAACGTACTCAGATTGGGAGGCAAAGGAAGCCGGTGGTGCTGCCCGTTGCTGATATTTGCGATATTTTgcgagagaggagggttgtgtggagggtttggggtAAACTACGGGAATGGTTTGTGATATGAGTGGCTTATGGAAACATTTGGGttggaaggggaaaagggtgGTTATACGTAGCTTTATGGGTGTGGACTTGTGGAATAGTATGTCTCCCTCATTTGAACTTACCATACATAGCTACATCTCTCACACATCACAGAATTTCACGCAGCAAAAGCCTTTGAAGAACTCGGCGGTACCTATCTAAGCGTCTACGTGATTCAAGAGCTGATTAAAAGTCTTCCTTCCCTGGATCGGTTGTTTCGTCCAACAACGTCAAAAGATCTTCAATAACCCTCCTTCCTGCATTCTCCCTTCAACAGTTTCCTAATTTTCCCCAAGTAGTTCTGGCTAGGTAAACCAACATGGGGAAAACTCCCTAGTAGGCTCAGACGTTTAAAGAtctattttcttttcatAAGAATATCTCTCCATGAGAAAGATAAGAGGTTTAGTATAATAGCTAACTCTTAAATCTTACTGCTTTTTACAAGCTAAACTCTAGATCTTAACGGAGATAAATTATAACAAATCACAACTAAAGGCATTTTACAAGGAATACTATCATCCTCCCGTTCTAGGCAAGGAGATCACAAAGTCTGTAAGTCGAAGTTGCGGTTGGATGGATGTCATCACCGAGAACTGGTGCGTTAGAATGAGACCCTTGGGATGATAGGTAACTGGGCATTTATGCGGAAAGTATTGAGTTCCGAGTTGAGAGGAGGTGAATTTTCGTTCTTGGGCGAATAGATATATCTACGGGCCTGGCCGAGCTTGTCTGTTTCAAAGGTGAGCC from Podospora pseudoanserina strain CBS 124.78 chromosome 6, whole genome shotgun sequence carries:
- a CDS encoding hypothetical protein (COG:G; EggNog:ENOG503Q4CM), producing the protein MSTASPDHVGVDNPNSSRKMDESIIPARDPEKVDLSEETTDEEASAPPLQQRWNQSATNIFRFLGTIYAFILMGMTDGAVGALLPYIETYYSISYTAVSLVFLSPFIGYTLAALSNSLVHHHFGQVGIAVLGPVCRLIGIIPLVFHPPYPVLPVVLAFTGYGNGIEDSAWNAWIGNMHNANELLGLLHGAYGLGATIGPLIATAMVTKGGLEWYTFYYVMIGLDGVGLVFLTAAFWRATAKLYRAQFLDTTGGKRTTTRTVLKEPITWILAMFLLGYVGAEVSLGGWITTFMLRVRNAEPFLAGLTVTFFWLGLTVGRVVLGFVTGRIGEKLAITIYLVLSIVMQVLYWTVPNFAASATFATFLGFFLGPLFPAAIVAATKLLPSDYHVSAIGFAAAFGGGGAALFPFAVGAIAQSKGVEVLQPICLAILIFILLMWWFLPGGLKPGGLEKAREEGEKVGDGMRKVIKKVTRKRN
- the ALD5 gene encoding aldehyde dehydrogenase (NAD(P)(+)) ald5 (COG:E; EggNog:ENOG503NW4N), producing MTNVFTELKTPTTGTYKQPTGLFINNEFVEGVEKKTFEVINPATEEVICSVHEATEADVDIAVKAARDAFEGPWRQVTPQQRGNLLLKLADLIEKNLELLASVESLDNGKSITMARGDVGAVVGCIRYYGGWADKIEGKTIDIAPDMFHYTRLEPIGVCGQIIPWNFPLLMLGWKIGPALATGNTVVLKTAEQTPLSGLVFAQFVKEAGFPPGVLNIISGFGKTAGAAISSHMDIDKVAFTGSTVVGRTIMKAAASSNLKKVTLELGGKSPNIVFNDADIEQTISWVNFGIYFNHGQCCCAGSRIYVQSGIYDKFVAAFKKRAEANKVGDPFHPETFQGPQVSQLQYDRIMEYIESGKSEGATVETGGARHGDKGYFIQPTIFTNVSPKMKIMQEEIFGPVCAIAKFDTEEEVLQMAHDTIYGLASAVHTKDLNTAIRVANSLRAGTVWVNCYNLLSHQLPFGGYAQSGIGRELGEEALANYTQHKSVAIRLGGALFG